The proteins below come from a single Chitinophaga pinensis DSM 2588 genomic window:
- a CDS encoding SusC/RagA family TonB-linked outer membrane protein, translated as MRMYQLFRLARCRYLLLLLVLQCFTAVAAFAQVKLSGKVTDETGASLPGITVAIRGTKLGATTSVDGNYTINADLNPGSYTLVFTGIGFAQKEGSVEIGSASSYTLNQQLATSVSKLDEVVITGASIGTTRKQLGSYVSSVKADELSKGATANVLTALQGKTAGAQITQNSGDPAGGMSVKLRGISTISGSTEPLYIIDGVIIDNSTTRVTNADASYAGGSFAGNVGQNRMVDINPADIERIEVLNGAAAAAIYGSRANAGVVQIFTKKGAGGAPVVNFSTSFNVNELRKKLDVNQAPVKFGGTPDVSTQTILTPTITNTTAIQRYDYQDYIFRTGVGTDNNVSVTGGQNKTRYYASAGYLYNQGIVRNTDFNRYSFRLNLDQELNKWLSFNASVNYIYSKTNEKPDGNSFFSPTNAVTIIGNYYDLQQRNALGNLVAVGERGRVNPVSIIEDFKQQQQTSRIITGAGLKLTPFKNLTIDYHMGIDNYSQDGTTFIPPFAYNVSLSFFGGGANLDPTQNGYASTGVNNSFLINHDINATYNAQITPDLSSVTQVGYSLQYQNVHYSLQQGRGLPPFVQTVSGAATLIPGTDERTKLSISGQFIQQNFKYRDQLFVTGALRRDGSSVFGQDERNQIYTKLSGSYVLSGTDYWKDLGVSNWWNLFKLRAAYGQSGNLTGIPAYGRFNTYKAMAFVGAASFTSPTTYTNPDIKPERQEELEFGTDMAFANNRINLSVNYYTKKVKDLLIARAIAPTQGYSTRLDNIGSLSNKGFEVVLNVVPVKTKSFNWDMTAIFNRNRNKAIDIGQSIILYSTVSGAPVAIANGEPIGFFYGTFFARDASGNQLKTAAGIPVTEAGVQNTPFSYTPARDPNTGLPPTTGVTALQRKIGDPNPDWTGTLTNDFTYKKFSLHTQVDFVQGVDVFNADFRTRQGVDNGKVAEQEDLGLLPRGFIAGNYNIQEWRVDDGSFVKLREVSLSYNIGKIKGLSDLTVSVGGRNLHSWDNYKGYDPEVNAAGQSTVLRGIDFGSVPAPRTYNVALRARF; from the coding sequence ATGAGAATGTATCAATTATTCCGGCTTGCCAGGTGCAGGTATCTGCTGCTTTTGCTGGTCCTGCAGTGCTTTACCGCCGTTGCTGCTTTCGCACAGGTAAAGCTGTCCGGTAAGGTAACAGATGAAACGGGTGCATCGCTACCCGGCATCACGGTAGCCATCAGGGGGACAAAACTGGGTGCAACCACATCGGTGGATGGTAACTATACCATCAATGCTGATCTGAACCCCGGTAGTTACACACTCGTATTTACAGGTATCGGATTTGCACAGAAGGAAGGTAGTGTGGAGATTGGCAGTGCCAGCTCCTATACACTGAATCAACAGCTGGCTACGTCCGTATCCAAACTGGATGAAGTAGTGATCACCGGTGCTTCTATCGGTACTACCCGAAAACAGTTAGGGAGTTATGTCAGCAGTGTCAAAGCAGATGAGTTGAGTAAAGGCGCTACTGCTAACGTGCTCACTGCCCTGCAGGGTAAAACAGCTGGTGCACAGATTACACAGAACTCCGGTGATCCTGCCGGTGGTATGTCTGTAAAACTGCGTGGTATCAGTACGATCAGTGGTTCTACTGAGCCACTTTACATCATAGATGGTGTTATTATAGATAACTCCACTACGCGTGTAACCAACGCCGACGCATCTTATGCAGGTGGCAGCTTTGCAGGTAATGTTGGTCAGAACCGTATGGTGGATATCAACCCTGCTGACATCGAACGTATAGAAGTGCTGAATGGCGCTGCCGCAGCTGCGATCTATGGTTCCAGAGCGAACGCCGGTGTTGTACAGATCTTTACAAAGAAAGGCGCGGGTGGTGCTCCTGTAGTGAATTTCTCTACCAGCTTCAATGTAAACGAGCTGCGTAAGAAACTGGATGTGAACCAGGCGCCGGTAAAGTTTGGCGGTACCCCGGATGTGTCTACCCAGACCATTCTGACACCGACTATCACCAATACTACTGCGATACAGCGTTATGACTACCAGGACTATATTTTCCGCACAGGTGTTGGTACTGATAATAACGTATCTGTAACTGGTGGACAGAATAAAACGAGGTATTATGCATCTGCGGGTTATCTGTACAATCAGGGTATTGTAAGAAATACAGATTTCAACCGTTACAGTTTCCGGCTGAACCTGGATCAGGAGTTGAACAAATGGCTGAGCTTCAATGCTTCTGTAAATTATATCTACAGTAAGACAAACGAGAAACCAGATGGTAACTCTTTCTTCTCTCCAACGAATGCAGTAACCATCATCGGTAACTATTACGATCTGCAACAAAGAAATGCGTTGGGTAACCTGGTGGCAGTCGGAGAGCGCGGTCGTGTAAACCCGGTTTCTATCATTGAAGATTTTAAACAACAACAACAGACCAGCAGGATTATCACCGGTGCAGGTTTAAAACTGACGCCGTTCAAAAACCTGACGATAGATTATCATATGGGTATTGATAACTATAGCCAGGATGGTACTACCTTCATTCCCCCTTTCGCTTATAATGTAAGCCTGTCCTTTTTCGGCGGCGGCGCTAACCTGGATCCTACGCAGAACGGTTATGCGAGCACCGGTGTTAATAATTCTTTCCTGATCAACCACGATATCAATGCGACTTATAATGCGCAGATCACGCCGGACCTGTCATCTGTAACACAGGTAGGTTATTCTTTGCAGTATCAGAATGTGCATTACTCACTGCAACAGGGTAGAGGTTTACCACCATTTGTGCAAACCGTAAGTGGTGCAGCTACACTGATACCAGGTACAGATGAACGAACCAAACTATCTATCTCTGGTCAGTTCATTCAGCAGAACTTCAAATACCGTGATCAGTTGTTTGTAACTGGTGCATTAAGACGTGATGGTTCTTCTGTATTTGGTCAGGATGAACGTAATCAGATCTATACTAAACTGAGTGGTAGCTATGTGTTGTCAGGTACAGATTACTGGAAAGATCTGGGTGTGTCCAATTGGTGGAACCTGTTCAAACTCAGGGCTGCTTATGGTCAGTCGGGTAACCTGACAGGGATCCCTGCTTATGGACGTTTCAATACCTACAAAGCGATGGCGTTTGTAGGTGCGGCTTCGTTTACATCTCCGACCACTTACACCAACCCGGATATCAAACCTGAGAGACAGGAAGAACTGGAGTTCGGTACAGACATGGCTTTTGCGAATAACCGCATCAACCTTTCTGTGAACTACTACACCAAAAAGGTAAAAGACCTGCTGATCGCACGTGCAATTGCACCTACACAAGGTTACAGCACCCGTCTTGATAATATCGGGTCTCTTTCTAACAAAGGTTTTGAAGTAGTATTGAATGTAGTGCCGGTGAAAACAAAGAGCTTCAACTGGGATATGACGGCTATCTTCAACCGTAACAGAAACAAAGCAATCGACATCGGACAGTCTATCATCCTGTATTCAACGGTGAGTGGTGCACCGGTTGCGATTGCCAATGGTGAGCCGATTGGCTTCTTCTACGGTACTTTCTTTGCACGTGACGCCAGTGGTAACCAGCTGAAAACAGCTGCCGGTATTCCTGTAACAGAAGCAGGTGTACAGAACACACCGTTCTCCTACACACCGGCAAGAGATCCTAATACAGGTTTGCCACCAACTACCGGCGTAACTGCTTTACAAAGAAAAATTGGTGATCCGAATCCTGACTGGACTGGTACACTGACCAACGACTTCACCTATAAAAAATTCAGTCTGCATACACAGGTTGACTTTGTACAGGGTGTTGACGTATTCAATGCTGACTTCAGAACAAGACAGGGTGTGGATAATGGTAAAGTGGCTGAACAGGAAGACCTGGGTTTATTACCACGTGGATTTATTGCGGGTAACTACAACATCCAGGAGTGGAGAGTGGACGATGGTTCTTTTGTAAAACTGAGAGAAGTATCCCTCAGTTATAATATCGGTAAAATTAAAGGTCTGAGCGATCTCACAGTAAGTGTGGGCGGACGTAACCTGCATTCATGGGATAACTACAAAGGATATGATCCGGAAGTGAATGCGGCAGGTCAGAGTACTGTATTGCGCGGTATTGATTTTGGTAGCGTACCAGCTCCAAGAACGTATAATGTTGCACTGCGCGCCAGATTCTAA
- a CDS encoding DeoR/GlpR family DNA-binding transcription regulator: MLKEERLAYILHQVNLHNKVLSSHLSEQIQVSEDTIRRDLAELAQEGKIIKVHGGALSNSFHQGIASQDVYAVEDKKTIALKAVQLIHDGMFVLTTGGTTIAELARVLPRDLQATFITVSLPAAFEYANHPNIEVIVIGDKLSKGSKITVGGEAISKIKMIKADLCFLGNNAIDAEDGLTDNDWDVVQVKRAMISTAKKVVVLSISEKIDTSEQLKICDAEEIDVLITELPPDSKKLQSYRKKGIQIL; the protein is encoded by the coding sequence ATGTTAAAGGAAGAACGCCTCGCTTATATACTTCACCAGGTAAACCTGCACAACAAGGTGTTGTCTTCCCATCTCAGCGAACAGATACAGGTATCAGAAGATACCATCCGTCGTGATCTTGCAGAGTTGGCGCAGGAGGGAAAGATCATCAAAGTACATGGCGGCGCGTTATCGAATTCATTTCATCAGGGTATTGCATCCCAGGATGTATATGCCGTAGAAGATAAAAAGACCATTGCATTAAAAGCCGTTCAGCTTATACATGACGGCATGTTTGTATTAACTACAGGTGGTACTACTATTGCCGAACTGGCGCGGGTACTGCCGAGAGATCTGCAGGCTACTTTTATTACCGTTAGCCTGCCTGCTGCTTTTGAATATGCGAATCATCCGAACATAGAAGTAATTGTGATAGGGGATAAATTATCCAAAGGATCTAAGATCACCGTAGGGGGAGAAGCGATTTCAAAGATAAAAATGATCAAAGCGGATCTGTGCTTTCTGGGTAATAACGCAATAGACGCAGAAGACGGACTGACAGACAATGACTGGGACGTTGTACAGGTAAAACGAGCTATGATCAGCACTGCCAAGAAGGTGGTGGTATTGTCTATTTCAGAAAAGATCGACACATCAGAACAATTAAAGATCTGTGATGCAGAAGAGATCGATGTATTAATTACCGAGCTGCCTCCCGATTCTAAGAAATTGCAGTCATACAGGAAAAAGGGTATTCAGATTTTATAA
- a CDS encoding anhydro-N-acetylmuramic acid kinase, whose product MNSNLRQLFTIAEKPVRRIIGLMSGTSLDGLDVALCAISGSGMETRVTLEKFDTVTYPVAVKDAIRKVFAKDTIPFQQLCLLHPWLADLHAKWILECLSEWGISPKEVDLIASHGQTVYHSPKILHQLPDFPNATLQIVDGDHIAVKTGIITFSDFRQKHIAAGGEGAPLALYGDYCLFSRQGEDRVMLNMGGIANFTFLPGDLAASGVFVTDTGPGNTLLDAFARTYFQVEYDKDALFAKQGVVDEKLLSALKDNSFFKEPFPRTTGPELFSKAYVQQAQLKSGTNEISPYDMLATLTRFSADTITDALKSVLREDSDYAVYASGGGAHNPLLMGWIKERLPRLQLRTTGELGIAGDAKEAVLFAILANEAIAGEGINFGRPGMPAVTMGKISFPA is encoded by the coding sequence ATGAACAGCAATCTACGGCAACTATTTACAATTGCGGAAAAGCCGGTAAGACGTATCATCGGACTGATGTCAGGTACCTCGCTGGACGGATTGGATGTGGCATTATGTGCGATCAGCGGCAGCGGAATGGAGACACGTGTTACACTGGAAAAGTTTGACACGGTGACTTACCCGGTAGCCGTGAAAGATGCAATCAGGAAAGTGTTCGCAAAAGACACTATTCCTTTTCAGCAACTTTGTCTGCTTCATCCCTGGCTGGCCGATCTGCACGCAAAGTGGATATTGGAATGTTTGTCTGAATGGGGAATATCTCCGAAGGAAGTAGATCTGATCGCATCACATGGGCAGACGGTTTATCATAGTCCGAAGATATTACATCAGTTGCCGGACTTCCCGAACGCTACTTTACAAATTGTGGATGGAGATCATATTGCTGTAAAGACGGGTATTATCACCTTCAGCGATTTCAGGCAGAAGCACATAGCAGCAGGTGGAGAAGGCGCTCCATTGGCATTGTATGGAGATTATTGTCTGTTTTCCAGGCAGGGAGAAGACAGGGTGATGTTGAATATGGGAGGGATTGCCAACTTCACTTTTTTACCAGGAGATCTGGCAGCATCCGGTGTTTTTGTAACAGATACAGGGCCGGGTAATACTTTACTGGATGCTTTTGCAAGAACGTATTTCCAGGTGGAATATGACAAGGATGCATTGTTTGCAAAGCAGGGTGTTGTAGATGAAAAGTTATTATCAGCCCTCAAGGATAATTCCTTCTTTAAAGAACCGTTTCCACGTACGACAGGACCTGAATTATTCAGCAAAGCATATGTACAACAAGCACAACTGAAAAGTGGTACCAATGAGATATCACCTTATGATATGCTGGCTACCCTGACCCGTTTCAGTGCAGATACGATTACGGATGCACTGAAGAGTGTGTTACGCGAAGATAGTGATTATGCGGTATACGCCAGTGGTGGCGGCGCACACAACCCATTACTGATGGGATGGATAAAAGAACGTTTGCCAAGATTACAGTTGCGAACTACTGGAGAACTGGGTATAGCCGGAGATGCAAAAGAGGCGGTATTGTTTGCAATACTGGCTAATGAAGCGATAGCAGGCGAAGGCATCAACTTTGGTAGGCCAGGAATGCCTGCTGTTACCATGGGTAAGATATCATTTCCTGCATAA
- the murQ gene encoding N-acetylmuramic acid 6-phosphate etherase: MLTTEMSSHFNNLEKMSVRALLEGINSEDITVPLAVAKAIPQIELLVTATVEKMKQGGRLFYIGAGTSGRLGILDASECPPTFGVPHEMVIGIIAGGDTAIRKAVEFAEDDTQQAAKDLDNYHINEKDVVIGIAASGTTPYVIGGVKAMRERGIVTGCVTCNVGSPLAAEVQYPVEAEVGAEFLTGSTRMKSGTAQKLILNMISTSVMIQLGRVKGNKMVDMQLSNHKLVDRATRMVMSELNVDEATARQLIAEKGSVRAAIEGRK, translated from the coding sequence ATGCTTACTACAGAAATGTCTTCCCATTTTAATAATCTGGAGAAGATGAGTGTTCGCGCCCTGTTGGAAGGGATCAATAGTGAAGATATCACGGTTCCGCTGGCAGTGGCAAAAGCAATTCCACAAATAGAATTACTGGTTACTGCAACAGTTGAAAAGATGAAGCAGGGAGGTCGCCTGTTTTATATAGGAGCAGGTACCAGCGGTCGCTTAGGTATACTGGATGCGTCCGAATGTCCGCCGACATTTGGCGTGCCGCATGAAATGGTCATAGGTATTATCGCAGGAGGCGATACGGCTATCCGGAAGGCTGTAGAGTTTGCAGAAGATGATACGCAACAGGCAGCAAAAGACCTGGATAATTATCATATTAATGAGAAAGATGTAGTCATAGGTATCGCTGCATCAGGCACAACGCCTTATGTGATTGGTGGTGTAAAGGCAATGAGGGAGAGAGGTATTGTCACCGGATGTGTTACCTGTAATGTGGGGAGTCCGCTGGCAGCTGAGGTACAATATCCTGTAGAAGCGGAAGTAGGTGCAGAGTTTCTGACCGGCAGTACCCGCATGAAATCTGGTACCGCACAGAAACTTATACTGAATATGATCTCTACCTCAGTAATGATACAGTTAGGAAGGGTAAAGGGGAATAAGATGGTAGATATGCAGCTGAGCAATCATAAACTGGTGGATCGCGCAACGCGGATGGTGATGAGTGAATTGAATGTAGACGAGGCTACGGCTCGTCAGCTGATAGCAGAAAAAGGCAGTGTAAGAGCGGCCATTGAAGGCAGAAAATAA